In Oncorhynchus gorbuscha isolate QuinsamMale2020 ecotype Even-year linkage group LG02, OgorEven_v1.0, whole genome shotgun sequence, a single genomic region encodes these proteins:
- the LOC124013624 gene encoding protein transport protein Sec24A-like isoform X1 encodes MLPLPFPLAPRLMLSVGVMLVMMLPTLSTTTRRMILSVQDTNPHLLMALKFPTALITWRQALKWLAHPSSQPPPVRHMGLSYPSLPPGYQNTSASPMQAQTQPYSHAPQSYQQPSAGPAQLSPSLAGLSLQSQTPETLRVVNLLQERNLLPPGPITPPTPSLPQDLQKINCHPEVFRSTLTNIPQTQSLLNKAKLPLGLLLHPFKDLSQLPVVTSSTIVRCRSCRTYINPFVTFLDQRRWKCNLCYRVNDVPEEFMYNPVTRSYGEPHKRPEVQNATIEFIAPSEYMLRPPQPAVYLFVLDVSHNAVETGYLDVVCQSLLENINALPGDSRTKIGFISFDSTIHFYNLQEGLAQPQMLIVSDIEDIFLPTPDSLLVNLNECKELVQDLLKSLPQMFGKTMETQSALGPALQAAFKLLSPTGGRMSVFQTQLPKLGVGALKSREDPNQRASAKEIPNLSPATDFYKKLALDCSGQQVAVDLFLLSSQYCDLASLACISRYSAGSVYYYPSYQQQHNPAGVECFQKDLKRYLTRKIGLEAVMRIRCTKGLSIHTFHGNFFVRSTDLLSLPNVNPDAGFAVQMSIEENLVDMQSVSFQAALLYTSSKGERRIRVHTMCLPVVNSLSDVFAGADVQAITGLLASMAVDRSVTSSLSDARDAMTNASIDSLTSYRTSVLTIQQPGLLAPACLRLFPLYILALLKQKAFRTGTSTRLDDRVFAMCQLKYQPLAYVMLMIHPALYRVDDLTDEGALNISERAIPQPRVQQLSVEKLSREGAFLMDAGSVIYLWIGRNCNPDFLTQVLGVPDYAAVPQNMNLLPELDTAESQRTRAFVGWLREQRPFFPILHVIRDESPLKASFMQNMIEDRTESALSYYEFLLHVQQQVSK; translated from the exons ATGctacccctccccttccctttggCCCCAAGACTGATG CTCAGTGTGGGAGTGATGCTAGTGATGATGCTGCCCACACTGAGTACGACAACCAGGAGAATGATATTGAGTGTCCAG GACACAAACCCACACCTGCTAATGGCGCTCAAGTTCCCAACAGCTTTGATCACTTGGAGACAAGCCCTAAAATGG CTGGCCCACCCCAGCAGCCAGCCCCCCCCTGTTCGACACATGGGTCTGTCCTACCCCTCTTTACCCCCAGGGTACCAGAACACCTCCGCCTCCCCTATGCAGGCCCAGACGCAACCTTACAGCCATGCACCTCAGTCATACCAGCAG CCGTCTGCAGGTCCAGCCCAGCTGAGCCCCTCCCTGGCTGGTTTGAGTCTGCAGTCCCAGACCCCTGAGACCCTGAGGGTGGTTAACCTGCTGCAGGAGAGGAACCTGCTCCCCCCGGGCCCCATCACCCCTCCTACACCCTCCCTGCCCCAGGACCTGCAGAAAATCAACTGTCACCCAGA GGTCTTCCGCAGTACCCTGACCAACATCCCCCAGACCCAGTCTCTGTTAAACAAAGCCAAGCTTCCACTCGGCTTGCTGCTCCACCCCTTCAAAGATCTCTCG CAACTGCCTGTGGTCACCTCCAGCACTATAGTGCGGTGTCGCTCCTGCAGGACGTATATCAACCCCTTCGTGACCTTCCTGGACCAGAGGAGATGGAAGTGTAACCTGTGCTACCGGGTCAACGACG TTCCAGAGGAATTCATGTACAACCCAGTCACCAGATCGTACGGAGAGCCACACAAAAGACCTGAGGTCCAGAACGCCACCATCGAGTTCATCGCACCCTCGGAATACATG CTGAGACCCCCCCAGCCTGCCGTTTATCTCTTCGTGCTGGATGTATCCCACAATGCCGTGGAAACGGGATACCTAGATGTCGTCTGTCAGTCACTGCTGGAGAACATCAACGC GCTCCCTGGAGACTCCAGGACAAAGATTGGCTTCATCTCCTTTGACAGCACCATCCACTTCTACAACCTACAGGAAGGCCTGGCACAACCACAGATGCTCATCGTCTCGGACATTGAAG ATATATTTTTACCAACACCAGACAGCCTTTTAGTGAACCTCAATGAATGCAAGGAG CTGGTGCAGGATCTGCTGAAGAGCTTGCCCCAGATGTTTGGCAAGACCATGGAGACCCAGTCTGCTCTTGGCCCGGCCCTGCAGGCAGCCTTCAAGCTGCTGTCGCCCACCGGGGGGCGCATGTCCGTCTTCCAGACCCAGCTGCCCAAACTGGGCGTCGGGGCCCTCAAGTCCAGAGAGGACCCCAACCAGAGAGCTTCAGCCAAG GAAATCCCGAACCTGTCTCCTGCCACAGACTTCTATAAGAAGCTGGCCCTGGACTGTTCAGGACAGCAGGTGGCTGTGGACCTATTCCTACTGAGCTCCCAGTACTGTGACCTGGCCTCTTTAG cTTGCATATCCAGGTATTCAGCAGGAAGTGTGTACTACTACCCCTCATACCAGCAGCAGCACAACCCAGCCGGGGTTGAGTGCTTCCAGAAGGATCTCAAGAGGTACCTCACCAGGAAGATTGGCTTGGAGGCTGTAATGAGGATCCGCTGCACTAAAG GTTTGTCCATCCACACGTTCCATGGGAACTTCTTTGTGCGCTCCACGGATCTGCTGTCCCTGCCCAATGTGAACCCAGACGCGGGCTTTGCTGTGCAGATGTCCATTGAGGAGAACCTGGTGGACATGCAGTCTGTCTCCTTCCAGGCTGCGCTGCTCTACACATCCAGCAAAG gagagagaagaatTCGAGTCCACACCATGTGTTTGCCTGTTGTCAACTCCCTGTCTGACGTCTTTGCTGGGGCTGATGTCCAGGCCATCACTGGTCTGCTGGCTAGCATGG CTGTGGATCGCTCGGTGACGTCCAGTTTGAGTGACGCCCGGGACGCGATGACCAATGCTTCCATCGACTCTCTGACATCCTACCGCACCTCTGTGCTCACTATCCAGCAGCCTGGCCTCCTGGCCCCCGCCTGCCTCAGGCTGTTCCCCCTCTACATCCTGGCCCTGCTCAAACAG AAAGCCTTCCGAACCGGTACAAGCACCAGGCTGGATGACCGTGTGTTTGCCATGTGTCAGCTGAAGTACCAGCCCCTGGCCTACGTCATGCTGATGATCCACCCAGCGCTGTACCGCGTGGACGACCTGACTGATGAG GGAGCCCTGAACATCAGTGAGCGTGCCATCCCCCAGCCCAGAGTCCAGCAGCTGTCTGTGGAGAAGCTGAGCAGAGAGGGGGCCTTCCTTATGGATGCTGGCTCG GTGATCTATCTCTGGATCGGAAGAAACTGCAACCCAGACTTCCTCACGCAAGTCCTGGGGGTCCCAGACTACGCTGCTGTGCCTCAGAACATG AACCTTCTCCCAGAGTTGGACACTGCAGAGTCCCAGAGAACCAGAGCGTTTGTTGGCTGGCTGAGGGAACAGAGGCCCTTTTTCCCCATCCTGCATGTCATTAG GGATGAGAGCCCACTGAAAGCCAGCTTTATGCAGAACATGATTGAGGATCGGACAGAGTCGGCCCTGTCTTACTATGAGTTTTTACTCCATGTCCAACAGCAAGTCTCCAAGTAA
- the LOC124013624 gene encoding protein transport protein Sec24A-like isoform X2, which translates to MLPLPFPLAPRLMDTNPHLLMALKFPTALITWRQALKWLAHPSSQPPPVRHMGLSYPSLPPGYQNTSASPMQAQTQPYSHAPQSYQQPSAGPAQLSPSLAGLSLQSQTPETLRVVNLLQERNLLPPGPITPPTPSLPQDLQKINCHPEVFRSTLTNIPQTQSLLNKAKLPLGLLLHPFKDLSQLPVVTSSTIVRCRSCRTYINPFVTFLDQRRWKCNLCYRVNDVPEEFMYNPVTRSYGEPHKRPEVQNATIEFIAPSEYMLRPPQPAVYLFVLDVSHNAVETGYLDVVCQSLLENINALPGDSRTKIGFISFDSTIHFYNLQEGLAQPQMLIVSDIEDIFLPTPDSLLVNLNECKELVQDLLKSLPQMFGKTMETQSALGPALQAAFKLLSPTGGRMSVFQTQLPKLGVGALKSREDPNQRASAKEIPNLSPATDFYKKLALDCSGQQVAVDLFLLSSQYCDLASLACISRYSAGSVYYYPSYQQQHNPAGVECFQKDLKRYLTRKIGLEAVMRIRCTKGLSIHTFHGNFFVRSTDLLSLPNVNPDAGFAVQMSIEENLVDMQSVSFQAALLYTSSKGERRIRVHTMCLPVVNSLSDVFAGADVQAITGLLASMAVDRSVTSSLSDARDAMTNASIDSLTSYRTSVLTIQQPGLLAPACLRLFPLYILALLKQKAFRTGTSTRLDDRVFAMCQLKYQPLAYVMLMIHPALYRVDDLTDEGALNISERAIPQPRVQQLSVEKLSREGAFLMDAGSVIYLWIGRNCNPDFLTQVLGVPDYAAVPQNMNLLPELDTAESQRTRAFVGWLREQRPFFPILHVIRDESPLKASFMQNMIEDRTESALSYYEFLLHVQQQVSK; encoded by the exons ATGctacccctccccttccctttggCCCCAAGACTGATG GACACAAACCCACACCTGCTAATGGCGCTCAAGTTCCCAACAGCTTTGATCACTTGGAGACAAGCCCTAAAATGG CTGGCCCACCCCAGCAGCCAGCCCCCCCCTGTTCGACACATGGGTCTGTCCTACCCCTCTTTACCCCCAGGGTACCAGAACACCTCCGCCTCCCCTATGCAGGCCCAGACGCAACCTTACAGCCATGCACCTCAGTCATACCAGCAG CCGTCTGCAGGTCCAGCCCAGCTGAGCCCCTCCCTGGCTGGTTTGAGTCTGCAGTCCCAGACCCCTGAGACCCTGAGGGTGGTTAACCTGCTGCAGGAGAGGAACCTGCTCCCCCCGGGCCCCATCACCCCTCCTACACCCTCCCTGCCCCAGGACCTGCAGAAAATCAACTGTCACCCAGA GGTCTTCCGCAGTACCCTGACCAACATCCCCCAGACCCAGTCTCTGTTAAACAAAGCCAAGCTTCCACTCGGCTTGCTGCTCCACCCCTTCAAAGATCTCTCG CAACTGCCTGTGGTCACCTCCAGCACTATAGTGCGGTGTCGCTCCTGCAGGACGTATATCAACCCCTTCGTGACCTTCCTGGACCAGAGGAGATGGAAGTGTAACCTGTGCTACCGGGTCAACGACG TTCCAGAGGAATTCATGTACAACCCAGTCACCAGATCGTACGGAGAGCCACACAAAAGACCTGAGGTCCAGAACGCCACCATCGAGTTCATCGCACCCTCGGAATACATG CTGAGACCCCCCCAGCCTGCCGTTTATCTCTTCGTGCTGGATGTATCCCACAATGCCGTGGAAACGGGATACCTAGATGTCGTCTGTCAGTCACTGCTGGAGAACATCAACGC GCTCCCTGGAGACTCCAGGACAAAGATTGGCTTCATCTCCTTTGACAGCACCATCCACTTCTACAACCTACAGGAAGGCCTGGCACAACCACAGATGCTCATCGTCTCGGACATTGAAG ATATATTTTTACCAACACCAGACAGCCTTTTAGTGAACCTCAATGAATGCAAGGAG CTGGTGCAGGATCTGCTGAAGAGCTTGCCCCAGATGTTTGGCAAGACCATGGAGACCCAGTCTGCTCTTGGCCCGGCCCTGCAGGCAGCCTTCAAGCTGCTGTCGCCCACCGGGGGGCGCATGTCCGTCTTCCAGACCCAGCTGCCCAAACTGGGCGTCGGGGCCCTCAAGTCCAGAGAGGACCCCAACCAGAGAGCTTCAGCCAAG GAAATCCCGAACCTGTCTCCTGCCACAGACTTCTATAAGAAGCTGGCCCTGGACTGTTCAGGACAGCAGGTGGCTGTGGACCTATTCCTACTGAGCTCCCAGTACTGTGACCTGGCCTCTTTAG cTTGCATATCCAGGTATTCAGCAGGAAGTGTGTACTACTACCCCTCATACCAGCAGCAGCACAACCCAGCCGGGGTTGAGTGCTTCCAGAAGGATCTCAAGAGGTACCTCACCAGGAAGATTGGCTTGGAGGCTGTAATGAGGATCCGCTGCACTAAAG GTTTGTCCATCCACACGTTCCATGGGAACTTCTTTGTGCGCTCCACGGATCTGCTGTCCCTGCCCAATGTGAACCCAGACGCGGGCTTTGCTGTGCAGATGTCCATTGAGGAGAACCTGGTGGACATGCAGTCTGTCTCCTTCCAGGCTGCGCTGCTCTACACATCCAGCAAAG gagagagaagaatTCGAGTCCACACCATGTGTTTGCCTGTTGTCAACTCCCTGTCTGACGTCTTTGCTGGGGCTGATGTCCAGGCCATCACTGGTCTGCTGGCTAGCATGG CTGTGGATCGCTCGGTGACGTCCAGTTTGAGTGACGCCCGGGACGCGATGACCAATGCTTCCATCGACTCTCTGACATCCTACCGCACCTCTGTGCTCACTATCCAGCAGCCTGGCCTCCTGGCCCCCGCCTGCCTCAGGCTGTTCCCCCTCTACATCCTGGCCCTGCTCAAACAG AAAGCCTTCCGAACCGGTACAAGCACCAGGCTGGATGACCGTGTGTTTGCCATGTGTCAGCTGAAGTACCAGCCCCTGGCCTACGTCATGCTGATGATCCACCCAGCGCTGTACCGCGTGGACGACCTGACTGATGAG GGAGCCCTGAACATCAGTGAGCGTGCCATCCCCCAGCCCAGAGTCCAGCAGCTGTCTGTGGAGAAGCTGAGCAGAGAGGGGGCCTTCCTTATGGATGCTGGCTCG GTGATCTATCTCTGGATCGGAAGAAACTGCAACCCAGACTTCCTCACGCAAGTCCTGGGGGTCCCAGACTACGCTGCTGTGCCTCAGAACATG AACCTTCTCCCAGAGTTGGACACTGCAGAGTCCCAGAGAACCAGAGCGTTTGTTGGCTGGCTGAGGGAACAGAGGCCCTTTTTCCCCATCCTGCATGTCATTAG GGATGAGAGCCCACTGAAAGCCAGCTTTATGCAGAACATGATTGAGGATCGGACAGAGTCGGCCCTGTCTTACTATGAGTTTTTACTCCATGTCCAACAGCAAGTCTCCAAGTAA